The Nycticebus coucang isolate mNycCou1 chromosome 17, mNycCou1.pri, whole genome shotgun sequence nucleotide sequence CAAGAGGGAGAAACCAAGGAGCTGTGGTCATCAGGTCACCATCTGAAGTCCTGCAGAGCTGTGGTCTTTTCTGAAGATGGGCAGAGTGAGTACTGGGGAAGGCAGACACTGTGGTGGTGGGTAGGGAGCAATGAGCAGCACCATGACCGGGGTACCTTTTCCCCCAGAACTTGTTACTGTCTCCAAGGACAAAGCCATCCATGTTCTAGATGTGGAGCAGGGCCGACTAGAAAGACGTATTTCCAAAGCTCATGGGTAAGGGGAGCcaattgtgtgtatgtatatagagGTGGGGGTAAGGACTAGGAAGTCCCCACTGGGACAGAGATGCTCCAGTAAGGTCACTGTCTGTGTCTCCAGTGCCCCCATTAACAGTCTGTTGCTGGTGGATGAGAATATTTTGGCCACAGGGGACGATACAGGTTGTATCCGTCTATGGGACCAGCGGAAGGAGGCCCCCTTAATGGATATGCGGCAGCATGAGGAATACATTGCAGACATGGCTTTGGATCCAGCCAAGAAGCTGCTTTTGACAGCCAGGTAGAACCTCAAAGTGTcatccttccccccccccccccaatctgtTTTCCTTACAGGGAGCTCTGGGCTAAGTGTACTGCTTTCATCTCTACAGTGGAGATGGCTGCCTTGGTGTCTTCAACATCAAGAGACGCCGGTTTGAGCTGctctcagagcctcagtctgGGGACCTAACCTCTGTCACCCTCATGAAAGTATAGTTTGGTCTGGTGGGATGGGGGTGCTAGAGGCTTGATCTGAGGCAGCTCTATAGACCTGGTTTGCTCTCTACTTCCCTGCAGTCTGGGAAGAAGGTCACCTGTGGCTCCAGTGAAGGTACCATCTACCTCTTCAACTGGAATGGCTTTGGGGCCACAAGTGATCGTTTTGCCCTGAGAGCTGAGTCCATTGACTGCATGGTTCCAGTCACTGAGAGTCTACTGTGTATTGGCTCTACTGATGGAATAATCAGGTGAGGAAAGCCAGGACAGCCTGCAGGTCCCAGGAATGGCGGGCTCAAGTAGCCAGTATCCAACACTGTTCTTTCTCTGTCAGGGCTGTGAACATCCTGCCAAACCGAGTGGTGGGCAGTGTGGGTCAGCATGCTGGGGAGCCTGTGGAAGAGCTGGCCCTTTCCCACTGTGGCCGCTTCCTGGCCAGTAGCGGCCATGACCAACACCTCAAGTTTTGGGACTTGACCCAGCTGCGAACTATGGTGGTGAATGACTACCGTCAGCGCAAAAAAAAGGGAGGGCCGCTGCGTGCCCTGAGCAGCAAGGCTTGGAGCACTGATGACTTCTTTGTAGgactgagggaagagggagaagacaCTGTGGCTTGgcaggaagatgaagaggagagagaggacagTGACTGAGGGTATGAACTGAATCTCAGGACAGGTTCTGACTAAGAGTCTTGCTTGTTGGGCTGATCCCAGAGAAGATGTgaattttaatacccctttgtgCAGCAGAAGATGATGGGCTCAGGACACTGATGTTAGGAAAGTACTTGTACTGTAGCAGTTAGTCTACCAGTGTTGGACAAACCCTATGCTTGGGCAAGACAGCACAGACACAAGTGTGTACTAACCAGGGGTTTAATATAAATACAACCAGCATAGAAAAACTCAAAACTATACATAAGCCCAAACCAGAGTGCCAGTGGCAGGGACAAAGAGCAGAAGAATTTCTTACCCTTTGGCTCAGCCAGCCCCCCACACCCTCCAattaaaaaggacaaattaagaaaataaagattcaTGCTAAGGTGTGTACGTGTTTGTGTGCAGAGGGTAGGGTAGATGCCTATCACACAGGGAATACCCAAGGAAGACCACAGGGTCAGGTTAGATCCTGGGTAAGACAAGACAGTGAGGGCAAGGGTCCTCACAACTTAAGCCAAACCTGAGCCAAGCCCAGGTGCCATGGGTCCCTGCCCCAGCAGGGAGAATGTGTCAGGCCTGGCTATGCCCCTCCTCCCTTTGGGGTCAGATAgtggtggcccaggcctgctgggcTGGGGAGAGACACAGGCTCTGCCTACCCATGTGGGCTGCCTGTAGAGAGAATGGGGTCACTGCTTAACAAtagcacctgcctcagccccagacGACCACAAGAGGCTGGCCCCAGACTCACTCAGTACCTCCAGTAGCCGCACAGACACAGCATCCTTAGCTGCCTCATGCCCATCCTGCTCATCTGGGGCAAGCACAACCCAGATGAGGCCACTGAAGGGCACTGGATGCCCAGGGATCACCACTTGGTACCAGAAGCGATGCCAGCCAGCAGGTCCTGTGCCCAAACACTTGGTGAGAAACACTGGGCTGCCCAGCTTCATTTGTTGGCACAACAACTGCAGGGCAGCCCGAGCCCCTTGAAACCCTATCTTGTCCCCGGTCAGGGCCAACCGGCTGCCCTCTGGCTGTAGACCTTTCAGAGTGGGACCCATAAGCTGCTGGCGGAGTCGCTGCTTCAGGTCAGGCTTGAGCCACTCCACAGTCACTTGCTCTCCACAGAGGTGTGACTGGCCTGCAGGAAAAATGCGGAGACAAGGGCAGGTTTAAGCCCTGGGCCCAAGCCTCAGATTGTGAGCCCTCTGGAATTAGGCCTTTGTTTAATTGTAGCCTCCCCATTTCCTGATAGCGTGACCTTGGGTAACAGAAGACAATGGTAAGACGAGCCTTCTCTAGGATTATCTTTAATTGAAAAGGGGGCATAGCAGTGGCTTATGCCAGTAATCCCagagcttgggaggctgaggcgggtggattgcctgagctcataggttcaagactttatttctaaaaatagatggcattgtggctggcacctgtagtctcagctattcaggaggctgaggcaaaagaatcccttgaacccaagagttggaggttgctgtgagctgtgactctacggcactctacccaaggtgacaaagtgagacttatctcaaaaaaaggggggatgTAATACACCTGCTATCGCCCCTAATTTCTTCATAACTAATCTATACCTAGAATACTTGCTATGAGTCAGGAAACTCAAAGCTAAGTACCACATAGCCATCGTGTTACTTCTCAATATAGTCTGAAGAGACAGGTTCTATAATAGATAATTGGTAGGCTCAGTTGGATTTCTTTGGGCAAGGCAATGTTCTCTTACAACAGTTTCTTTGGGATGTTGAGGTGTAAGTCAGGAGGAGGTAATGCACCGGGAGCGTTCTAATTTTAAGTAAGTGGTGAGGGTAGCACCACTGGAAATCTAAAAAGCCTGATCAAGTAGTGAAAGTTTGCAAACTCAAGCATGCTTGCCTCAAGACTTTTTGACTTTATCCGCTACACATAAAATTTCCTGGCACAACGCATTTGGCCCGGCCAGCCGCCCTCCCCCCGCTTCCCCCCATCTGTACCCCTACCTTCCACCAGGGCCTTTTTGGCCATGGCAGCCGCGCGATGCGAGCTAAACTTGAGCAGCGCGATTTGCGCGGGCGCCGGCCCGGGGCTGGGTAGCAACCGCGCCTCCTGCAGGCCGGGACCCAGCGGCTGCAGCGCAAGCAGCAGCGCGCGACGGCTCAGACTCGGCGGCAGTCCGTCCACGCTCAGCTCGCACTTCTCCGTGCTTCGGCACACTAGAAGCGGACAGGAAGGCCGCAGCGGGTGATTGTGCAGCGTGGCGATGGCTGCCTGCGCGCCGCGCCGCGAGCTGTAGCGGGCATAGGCAAAGCCGCGGTTCAGGCCGCTGAAGGTCATCATCAGGCGGAACTCGTAGAGGCGGCCCACGCGCTGGAACAGTGGGATCAGCTGGTGCTCGTACACGTCCTGGGGCAGCCGCCCAATGAACACCTCGGACCCGGCTGGCGGCGGACTCCCCACCCAGCCTGGGGGAAAGAGGTGTGGAGGGCACCGTCACCCACCGGGATGGTTCCGAATTTGGAGCCCACGGTCCCAGAGCGGGGAGAGGGCAATGTTAGGAAACGTCTGTTTGGTGGGTACAACGCCGTCGCCCGGCTTGTTGGCATAATTAGGGGCCTGAGTTAACCACCAGGCTAGCACAGAGTAGGTGCACCTAACCTCCCTTCCTAGATGGGGCGGGTGGGTGAGGAGCCAAATTTCCTCATCTGCCTGGGGGTGTAAGTCCGGGTAGTTGGGGTTTCTGCTGGAGGGTGAGGGCAGGCCCCTCCCCCAAAGGGGGCCGTACGAAGCCGGTGTAGCGAGGCAGGCACAGGGGCCGAGACTACCGTACCTGGGGGTGGCCCGCCATACTTCCTCTGCCCGTTCACCTGCACCAGGCGGATGCCAGTTTCCCTCACCCACGCTTCCAGCGCCGCCTTGTTCTCTGGATTCACCCTCTCGCACCACAACTGCGAGGGAAAAGGT carries:
- the WDR55 gene encoding WD repeat-containing protein 55, with the translated sequence MDRKCEEMSAEDGSDKEDLDSAEAPARIRDTPEDIVLEAPASGLAFHPARDLLAAGDVDGDVFVFSYSCQEGETKELWSSGHHLKSCRAVVFSEDGQKLVTVSKDKAIHVLDVEQGRLERRISKAHGAPINSLLLVDENILATGDDTGCIRLWDQRKEAPLMDMRQHEEYIADMALDPAKKLLLTASGDGCLGVFNIKRRRFELLSEPQSGDLTSVTLMKSGKKVTCGSSEGTIYLFNWNGFGATSDRFALRAESIDCMVPVTESLLCIGSTDGIIRAVNILPNRVVGSVGQHAGEPVEELALSHCGRFLASSGHDQHLKFWDLTQLRTMVVNDYRQRKKKGGPLRALSSKAWSTDDFFVGLREEGEDTVAWQEDEEEREDSD
- the DND1 gene encoding dead end protein homolog 1 — protein: MQSKRECELWCERVNPENKAALEAWVRETGIRLVQVNGQRKYGGPPPGWVGSPPPAGSEVFIGRLPQDVYEHQLIPLFQRVGRLYEFRLMMTFSGLNRGFAYARYSSRRGAQAAIATLHNHPLRPSCPLLVCRSTEKCELSVDGLPPSLSRRALLLALQPLGPGLQEARLLPSPGPAPAQIALLKFSSHRAAAMAKKALVEGQSHLCGEQVTVEWLKPDLKQRLRQQLMGPTLKGLQPEGSRLALTGDKIGFQGARAALQLLCQQMKLGSPVFLTKCLGTGPAGWHRFWYQVVIPGHPVPFSGLIWVVLAPDEQDGHEAAKDAVSVRLLEVLSESGASLLWSSGAEAGAIVKQ